In one Chitinophaga sancti genomic region, the following are encoded:
- a CDS encoding HupE/UreJ family protein, whose product MSTEFGMYFQMGWQHIIAWDGYDHILFIMALSAIYMLRDWRKVLVLVTAFTIGHAVTLALSLTNVVYVQSSLIELLIPITIWITALFNMFKKELSPQKVQLNYLFALFFGLVHGMAFSAYLKSLIGTRENILQPLLAFNLGLEAGQMVVVAGVLLLAGIIVNVTGVKRRDWNIYLSAAIFGIAVLITIERCKEFITK is encoded by the coding sequence GTGAGCACCGAATTCGGGATGTATTTTCAAATGGGCTGGCAGCATATAATTGCCTGGGATGGCTACGATCACATCCTGTTTATCATGGCCTTATCCGCAATTTATATGCTCCGGGACTGGAGAAAGGTTCTCGTACTCGTCACCGCCTTTACCATTGGTCATGCAGTTACACTGGCGCTGAGCCTCACAAACGTCGTCTATGTTCAAAGCAGTCTGATAGAACTGCTCATACCAATTACTATCTGGATAACCGCTCTTTTCAACATGTTTAAAAAAGAGCTGTCACCACAAAAAGTCCAACTGAACTATTTGTTCGCATTGTTTTTCGGCCTCGTGCATGGTATGGCTTTCTCCGCATACCTGAAGAGTTTGATCGGAACCCGGGAAAACATTCTGCAACCCTTATTAGCCTTCAATCTCGGGCTGGAAGCAGGACAGATGGTGGTCGTGGCAGGGGTATTATTACTGGCCGGAATCATTGTAAATGTTACAGGTGTAAAGCGCAGGGATTGGAATATTTACCTCTCTGCAGCCATTTTTGGGATCGCTGTCCTGATAACCATTGAGAGATGTAAAGAATTTATAACAAAATAG
- a CDS encoding SusD/RagB family nutrient-binding outer membrane lipoprotein: MRRYQHILIIALGCLIMTACNKKIEELQANPNQPGSVTAELLLGAILTDMSGTQDKGSLQGYGSWGAVQRWNQYYCRNYEYYGDNQYGWASGSFDSYIVLKNVVQMEKEAASRGADSINPYESIGKFVRAYYYYNMTSLMGDIPLNGAVQGTGNLTPVYAAQKDVFRFVLNTLDTVNNHLVQLIRKGDNTISGSGQDIYYKGDLNQWRKLVNSFKLRVLISLSNKSADNELNVAAQFAAIINNPSNYPVFTSVSDDFKFTYVPTYNVYPQSPNNFGSDAQRYNMANTYVHNLTDLNDARVFITCEPAWNIIATKGYSAVDYRSFVGASTGESIANMYSDAIAGNTSLINRKRYYDTYTGEPDVLVGYKEMCFNIAEAINRGWISGDAETWYNTGITESFKFYGITAAQTSYTAYFLKFGSSLGDYTSYPFTFNLSTYLAQSTVKYAGADAGLKQILTQKYLAMFQNSGWEAYFNYRRTGVPAFDQGTGIGNNGLIPKRWGYPSTEQNLNATNWKAALTNQGLSSDDINGSMWLIK; encoded by the coding sequence ATGAGAAGATATCAACATATACTTATCATAGCATTAGGTTGTCTTATAATGACAGCTTGTAATAAAAAAATTGAAGAGCTACAGGCCAACCCGAATCAGCCAGGTAGCGTAACCGCAGAACTGCTGCTGGGTGCTATACTGACAGATATGTCGGGTACGCAGGACAAAGGCTCGCTGCAAGGTTATGGTTCATGGGGTGCCGTTCAGCGCTGGAACCAGTATTATTGCCGTAACTATGAATATTATGGTGATAACCAGTATGGATGGGCGAGTGGTAGCTTTGATAGCTATATCGTACTGAAAAACGTAGTGCAGATGGAAAAAGAAGCTGCTTCACGTGGTGCAGATTCTATCAATCCTTATGAGTCTATTGGTAAGTTTGTACGTGCGTATTACTATTACAACATGACCTCCCTGATGGGAGATATTCCGCTGAATGGCGCTGTACAGGGTACTGGTAATCTTACCCCGGTTTATGCTGCACAGAAGGATGTATTCAGGTTTGTGCTGAATACGCTGGATACAGTGAATAACCACCTGGTACAACTGATCAGAAAAGGGGATAATACCATCTCCGGTTCTGGCCAGGATATTTATTACAAAGGTGACCTGAACCAGTGGCGCAAACTGGTGAACAGTTTCAAACTTCGTGTGCTGATCAGCCTGAGTAATAAGTCTGCAGACAACGAATTGAATGTCGCTGCTCAATTTGCTGCTATCATCAACAACCCTTCCAACTACCCGGTTTTCACATCAGTAAGTGATGATTTCAAGTTCACCTATGTACCTACCTATAACGTTTATCCACAAAGCCCTAACAACTTTGGATCGGATGCACAGCGTTATAACATGGCGAATACTTATGTGCATAACCTGACAGATCTGAATGATGCACGTGTGTTCATTACCTGTGAGCCAGCGTGGAATATCATTGCTACCAAGGGTTACAGTGCGGTAGACTATCGTTCATTTGTAGGAGCCAGCACAGGTGAATCTATTGCTAATATGTATTCTGATGCAATCGCAGGTAATACTTCCCTCATCAACCGTAAGCGTTATTATGATACTTACACTGGTGAGCCGGATGTACTGGTAGGTTACAAAGAGATGTGTTTTAACATCGCAGAAGCGATCAACAGGGGTTGGATCAGTGGTGATGCAGAAACCTGGTACAATACAGGTATAACCGAATCATTTAAGTTCTATGGTATTACTGCCGCACAAACCAGTTATACAGCGTATTTCCTGAAGTTTGGTAGTTCGCTGGGTGATTATACCTCTTATCCGTTTACATTCAATTTAAGCACCTATTTAGCACAATCTACAGTGAAGTATGCAGGTGCTGATGCCGGGTTAAAACAGATCCTCACACAGAAGTACCTGGCTATGTTCCAGAACTCCGGTTGGGAAGCTTATTTTAACTACCGCAGAACAGGCGTACCTGCTTTTGACCAGGGAACTGGTATCGGTAACAATGGCCTGATCCCTAAGAGATGGGGTTACCCGAGTACTGAACAGAACCTGAATGCAACGAACTGGAAAGCAGCGTTGACAAACCAGGGATTGAGCAGCGATGATATCAATGGCTCAATGTGGTTGATAAAATAA
- a CDS encoding SusD/RagB family nutrient-binding outer membrane lipoprotein produces MNALYKKILAISFPALMLLPSCTKNFESINTDKNKSSESTGVPEYNFTRALLEYTGNSDYSYDTWRVNIIYCAMMMQQLSNVSWYAGDKYTQNDAWSNALFDKAYTDQVKYITDVIRLTKSDAYFSNQYNMARIARVMIFQRLTDVYGDIPYSEAGAGYSAQNYAPKYDAQQSIYTDMVNELDAAAKALDATKAVPGQGDLIYNKGGSATASVVVDNWKKLAYSLMLRIGMRLTKVDLATAQQVVEKAYAGGVISANSANAYILHDAAGGRTTVNRNSNILSGEWNAIANKGEASLGKTFIDYFKTNNDPRLAYIGTVPATGSTAAADQLGMPNGYDTNGEGSATDISKAPGYPGDLAKYSVLNKNVFLKLNGPTFLITYAQVELLLAEAAKRGWNVGADAATHYANGVSAAMGQLAQYDASAAISSTAIQTYLAAHPYNDADGYNQINTQYWAASMLDWYEVWANWRRSGYPALTPVNYVGNATGGQIPRRMLYPASEAASNATNYQEAIARQGSNSLMTKVWWDK; encoded by the coding sequence ATGAACGCTCTATATAAAAAGATCCTTGCTATTTCTTTTCCTGCTTTAATGCTGCTGCCATCTTGTACTAAGAACTTTGAAAGCATTAACACAGATAAGAACAAATCCAGTGAAAGCACAGGTGTACCGGAGTACAACTTTACCCGTGCACTGCTGGAATATACAGGTAACAGTGATTACAGTTACGATACCTGGCGCGTGAACATCATCTACTGTGCAATGATGATGCAACAGTTATCAAATGTAAGCTGGTATGCAGGTGATAAGTATACACAGAACGATGCATGGTCCAATGCCTTGTTTGACAAAGCATATACTGACCAGGTGAAATACATTACGGATGTAATACGCCTGACTAAATCTGATGCGTATTTTTCCAATCAGTATAACATGGCACGCATTGCCCGTGTAATGATCTTTCAGCGTCTGACAGATGTATACGGTGATATTCCTTATTCTGAAGCAGGTGCCGGGTATAGTGCTCAGAACTATGCTCCTAAATACGATGCGCAGCAAAGCATCTATACCGATATGGTCAATGAACTGGATGCTGCTGCCAAAGCACTGGATGCTACTAAAGCAGTACCGGGTCAGGGTGACCTCATTTATAATAAAGGAGGTAGTGCCACCGCCAGCGTGGTAGTGGATAACTGGAAGAAACTGGCTTATTCCCTGATGCTTCGTATTGGTATGCGTCTCACAAAAGTAGACCTGGCCACTGCACAGCAGGTAGTAGAGAAAGCGTATGCGGGTGGTGTGATCTCTGCCAACAGTGCGAATGCTTACATTCTGCACGATGCGGCGGGTGGCAGAACTACCGTAAACAGGAATAGTAATATCCTTTCCGGTGAATGGAATGCGATTGCTAATAAAGGGGAGGCTAGTCTGGGCAAAACTTTTATTGACTATTTCAAAACTAATAACGATCCCCGCCTGGCGTATATCGGCACTGTACCGGCTACAGGCAGCACAGCAGCTGCTGATCAGCTGGGGATGCCGAATGGCTATGATACCAATGGCGAAGGTAGTGCGACAGACATTTCCAAGGCACCGGGTTACCCTGGTGACCTGGCAAAATATTCCGTTCTGAATAAGAACGTGTTCCTGAAACTGAACGGACCGACGTTTTTAATTACTTATGCACAGGTAGAGCTACTGTTGGCAGAAGCCGCTAAAAGAGGCTGGAATGTGGGAGCAGATGCTGCAACACATTATGCTAATGGGGTGAGCGCTGCAATGGGTCAGCTGGCGCAGTACGATGCGTCAGCGGCCATCAGCAGTACTGCTATTCAGACTTACCTGGCAGCACATCCTTATAATGATGCTGATGGTTACAACCAGATCAATACCCAGTATTGGGCAGCAAGTATGCTGGATTGGTATGAGGTATGGGCGAACTGGAGAAGAAGTGGATATCCGGCATTAACTCCGGTAAATTATGTGGGCAATGCAACTGGTGGGCAGATTCCAAGAAGGATGTTATATCCCGCATCAGAGGCGGCCAGCAATGCAACGAATTACCAGGAGGCAATTGCAAGGCAGGGAAGTAATTCGTTGATGACGAAGGTGTGGTGGGATAAATAA
- a CDS encoding SusC/RagA family TonB-linked outer membrane protein, with product MPKRCNAFARMLMVMLLLPFSSFAQKLITGHVLAKSDQTPIPSARVIVKGTKNGTVTNVDGSFSIKAEKGNVLSINGLGITPSEYTINGEDITIAVEASTKDLNEVVVTATGVKKEVKRLGYAIQDVKANDLTQAREPSVLNSLKGSVAGLSINITPEIGHSPNVVMRGEGSPMYVIDGVPMSSDTYNINPDDIESFTVLKGPSASALYGFRGKFGVIIINTKKGTKNKRGYTVDFNNSTQWNGGFIALPKYQDDYGAGEYGKYAFGDGKGSGVNDYDYDIWGPKLDGRMLPQYDGVYDANTTYTTSFEDGTSFQGHIKPTAWTARGKNNLKRFLQTGILNSTSIAVSSSTEKADLRFSMGNSYQKGIVPNTQLNNFNATASIGYKFTKRFSISTYINYSRQSTPNIPDVNYGPNSIIYNMILWGGADWSVDDMRDYWQPGKVGIQQKYAEYYRYNNPWFMSYEWLRGHYVNNVSGYAALNYNVNPNIDLTLRPSITTYNFTNTEKLPYSATVYDRAEHKGDYRVDNRSLFESNVEFQAKYHKNAILGFLDVQGMLGGNARTFRFNSEFTTTNYLNVPGVYAFSNSLNSVQASSYNAEMLVLSGYYSLDLGYKSYVTANITGRFDKSSTLPAQNNTYFYPSFNLATVISDYAKLPKAISFLKLRGSFASSKAGGTKGFFSPNVSNLAGGGYGYTYLSPYDGPEYAFSQVYGLKPYYNNQNSASYTDILVDNDIKTDERKAYEGGLDVRFLENRLSLDVTRYRYTDDLIFKGNVSESTGYSQLTKNQGRTQNDGWEITLGGAPIRNKEGLNWDVNVNWFRFVRKWVDNPSGDNWVHSGTRTDLVYDNAFVRTSDGKMVIDKASGLLLRYADLGVNAKKVYGHSDPDWQWGITNTFSYKSFSFRFRFDGMVGGVVHDYVRQKSLQGGRHIESTQGKFGTARPDDSKGATGFSYVGEGVNLTGGTIQLDPVTGRITNEKELTVSQNTTKTSVQQYVTRMASINDLDNIKKTYAKLREVTLTYRLPSNLFGSHAVFQNASLSVVGRNLLYFFPGRYKDMDVDQYTQDSGSGLQTPTTRSYGVNLNITF from the coding sequence ATGCCAAAAAGATGTAACGCATTCGCAAGGATGTTAATGGTAATGCTATTGCTGCCGTTTTCCTCCTTCGCGCAAAAACTAATTACCGGCCATGTACTGGCTAAATCAGACCAGACACCTATACCCAGTGCGAGGGTCATTGTAAAAGGCACAAAGAACGGAACAGTCACCAATGTAGATGGGAGTTTCTCAATCAAAGCTGAAAAAGGAAATGTATTATCGATCAATGGACTCGGGATTACTCCATCTGAATATACTATCAATGGCGAAGATATTACAATCGCTGTTGAAGCCAGCACCAAGGATCTCAACGAAGTAGTAGTAACAGCGACCGGGGTAAAGAAAGAAGTAAAACGCCTTGGATACGCTATCCAGGACGTAAAGGCCAATGACCTTACCCAGGCTCGTGAACCTAGTGTGCTCAACTCACTGAAAGGTAGCGTAGCAGGTCTCTCTATCAATATCACACCTGAAATAGGTCACTCTCCCAACGTGGTAATGCGTGGCGAAGGTAGCCCCATGTATGTAATAGATGGTGTACCTATGAGCTCTGATACCTACAACATCAACCCGGATGATATCGAAAGCTTTACCGTGTTGAAAGGCCCAAGTGCCTCAGCATTGTATGGTTTCAGAGGTAAATTTGGTGTGATCATCATCAATACCAAAAAAGGTACGAAGAACAAACGTGGATATACTGTTGATTTCAATAATAGTACACAATGGAATGGTGGCTTCATCGCACTGCCTAAATACCAGGATGATTATGGTGCTGGTGAATATGGTAAATATGCCTTTGGAGACGGTAAAGGTAGTGGTGTAAACGACTATGACTATGACATCTGGGGGCCAAAACTGGATGGCCGTATGCTGCCACAATATGATGGTGTGTATGATGCAAATACGACCTATACCACCAGCTTTGAAGATGGTACTTCCTTCCAGGGCCACATTAAACCAACTGCATGGACAGCCCGTGGTAAAAACAACCTGAAACGCTTTCTGCAAACAGGGATCCTGAACAGCACCAGCATTGCGGTGAGTTCTTCTACTGAAAAGGCAGACCTGCGTTTTTCAATGGGCAACAGTTACCAGAAAGGAATCGTTCCCAATACACAATTAAACAACTTTAACGCTACTGCAAGCATCGGTTATAAATTTACAAAGCGATTCTCTATCAGCACTTATATTAACTACAGCCGCCAGTCTACTCCAAACATTCCGGATGTAAACTATGGTCCTAACAGTATTATCTACAACATGATCTTGTGGGGTGGCGCTGACTGGAGCGTAGATGATATGCGTGATTACTGGCAGCCTGGTAAAGTAGGTATCCAGCAGAAATATGCTGAATACTATCGCTATAATAACCCATGGTTCATGAGCTACGAGTGGCTGAGAGGTCACTATGTAAACAACGTAAGTGGTTATGCCGCATTGAACTATAATGTTAACCCCAATATCGACCTGACCTTACGTCCAAGCATAACAACTTACAATTTTACCAATACAGAAAAATTGCCTTACTCTGCTACTGTTTATGACAGGGCGGAGCACAAAGGGGATTACCGTGTGGATAACCGCTCCCTCTTCGAATCAAACGTAGAGTTCCAGGCTAAGTATCATAAAAATGCAATCCTCGGTTTCCTCGATGTGCAGGGTATGTTAGGTGGTAATGCCAGGACTTTCCGCTTTAATTCTGAGTTCACCACTACCAACTACCTGAACGTACCAGGTGTATATGCATTCTCTAACTCACTGAACTCTGTACAGGCTTCTTCTTACAACGCTGAAATGCTTGTACTGAGTGGCTATTATTCACTGGATCTGGGTTATAAATCTTATGTGACGGCGAACATCACGGGTCGTTTCGATAAGTCTTCTACATTACCTGCACAGAACAATACCTATTTCTATCCTTCATTCAACCTCGCTACAGTTATATCTGACTATGCAAAATTGCCTAAAGCGATTTCCTTCCTGAAACTGCGCGGATCATTTGCCAGCAGTAAAGCAGGTGGTACTAAAGGATTCTTCTCTCCAAATGTATCTAACCTGGCAGGTGGTGGTTATGGTTATACTTACCTGTCTCCATACGATGGCCCTGAATATGCTTTCTCCCAGGTATATGGACTCAAGCCTTATTATAATAACCAGAACAGTGCATCTTATACTGATATCCTGGTGGATAATGACATTAAGACTGATGAAAGAAAAGCTTACGAAGGTGGTCTGGATGTACGTTTCCTGGAAAACAGGTTAAGCCTGGATGTGACCCGTTATCGTTATACAGATGACCTGATCTTTAAAGGAAACGTATCAGAATCAACAGGATATTCACAGTTAACAAAGAACCAGGGCCGTACTCAGAATGATGGTTGGGAAATTACCCTGGGCGGTGCTCCCATTCGTAACAAAGAGGGTCTGAACTGGGATGTTAATGTAAACTGGTTCAGGTTCGTAAGGAAGTGGGTAGATAATCCAAGTGGTGACAACTGGGTACATAGTGGAACCCGTACAGACCTGGTATATGACAATGCATTTGTACGTACCTCAGATGGTAAAATGGTAATTGACAAGGCTTCAGGTTTGCTGCTGCGATATGCAGATCTGGGTGTGAATGCGAAGAAAGTATATGGTCACTCAGATCCTGACTGGCAGTGGGGTATCACCAATACCTTTAGTTATAAGAGCTTCTCTTTCCGCTTCAGATTCGATGGTATGGTAGGTGGTGTGGTACACGACTACGTACGCCAGAAATCACTGCAGGGTGGCCGTCATATCGAAAGTACACAGGGTAAATTTGGAACAGCACGTCCGGATGATTCAAAAGGTGCTACCGGCTTCTCCTATGTGGGTGAGGGTGTAAACCTGACTGGTGGTACTATTCAGCTGGATCCTGTGACTGGTAGAATTACCAACGAAAAAGAACTGACTGTATCTCAGAATACAACCAAAACTTCTGTACAGCAGTATGTAACCAGGATGGCTTCTATCAATGACCTGGATAATATCAAAAAGACCTATGCTAAACTGAGAGAAGTAACCCTGACTTACAGGCTGCCATCCAATCTCTTTGGCAGTCATGCGGTATTCCAGAATGCTTCCCTGTCTGTAGTAGGTCGTAACCTCCTGTATTTCTTCCCTGGCCGCTACAAGGATATGGACGTAGACCAGTACACACAGGATAGCGGATCCGGTCTGCAAACGCCTACTACCCGCAGTTACGGTGTGAACCTGAATATTACCTTTTAA
- a CDS encoding M1 family metallopeptidase → MRKKAIKLALAACCITAGASAQSLAPTGSDHGNKFEQLGTILQTPNEYRSASGAPGPKYWQQRADYDISATLDDDKQKLTGKETVTYFNNSPDPLTYIWLQLDENEHNPKSDNNSFDGSAMKSKMTMRDVNQILGPRPGFGTNIVKITDENGKDIPYTINQTMLRMDLPQTLQPGQKLRFKVEWWYNISDRTIEGGRGGYEYFAEDKNYLYTITQWYPRLAVYSDFQGWQNHQFTGRGEFALTFGNFHVSMNVPADHIVGATGECQNYKEVLTGVQYQRWQQAQSAKEPLEIVTPDEMKNNMASHATGRKTWVYNAENVRDFALVSSRRLVWDAMATNVEGKKVMAMSYYGPEAYPLWKRYSTKVVANTLKVYSKHTIPYPYPVAISVEAANGMEYPMICFNYGRTEKDGTYSEAVKNGMIGVITHEVGHNFFPMIVNSDERQWTWMDEGLNTFCQFLAEQEWDNNFPSNRGPAYKIADYMRMPKDQLEPVMTNSENIEQFGPNAYAKPCTALNILRETVMGRELFDFAFREYARRWAFKHPTPADFFRTMEDASAVDLDWFWRGWFFGIEPVDISIDSVKMFRLDTKDPQTAKAEAKAKYDHNADHISRSRNKAAGMKFTAEQDTALQDFYYKWNRFNVNEEDKQAYGNFYAGLSPEEKRLYESKKNFYQVSFSNVGGLVMPLIIEWTYADGTKETDRISAYIWRHDENHVTKVFAKDKEVVSVKLDPLRETADIDEANNSWPRALTPTRFELFRSEQAARGSSTGGNPMQQQRK, encoded by the coding sequence ATGAGAAAAAAAGCAATCAAATTGGCTCTGGCGGCTTGTTGCATCACCGCCGGGGCGAGCGCGCAATCCTTAGCACCTACCGGCTCTGACCATGGCAACAAGTTTGAGCAATTAGGTACCATCCTCCAGACGCCCAACGAATACCGTTCCGCTTCCGGAGCGCCCGGTCCTAAGTATTGGCAACAAAGAGCCGATTACGACATCTCCGCGACCCTGGACGATGACAAGCAAAAGCTGACGGGAAAGGAGACTGTTACCTATTTCAACAACTCTCCTGATCCGCTGACTTACATCTGGTTGCAACTGGATGAAAATGAGCATAACCCTAAAAGTGACAATAACAGCTTTGACGGGAGCGCCATGAAATCCAAAATGACGATGAGGGATGTAAACCAGATCCTTGGCCCACGCCCTGGTTTCGGTACCAACATTGTAAAGATCACCGACGAAAACGGGAAGGATATTCCATATACCATCAACCAGACCATGCTGCGGATGGATCTGCCACAAACCCTGCAACCCGGTCAGAAATTAAGGTTCAAGGTAGAGTGGTGGTACAACATCTCCGATCGTACGATCGAAGGCGGTCGTGGCGGTTATGAGTACTTCGCTGAAGATAAAAACTACCTCTACACCATTACACAATGGTATCCCCGCCTGGCAGTGTATTCTGATTTCCAGGGCTGGCAGAACCATCAGTTTACCGGTCGTGGCGAGTTCGCCCTCACTTTTGGCAACTTCCATGTAAGCATGAATGTACCTGCTGACCACATCGTAGGTGCTACCGGCGAATGCCAGAACTACAAGGAAGTGCTGACAGGCGTACAATACCAGCGCTGGCAACAGGCACAAAGTGCAAAAGAGCCGCTGGAAATCGTGACACCTGATGAGATGAAGAATAACATGGCAAGTCATGCGACCGGCCGTAAAACATGGGTGTATAACGCTGAGAACGTACGTGACTTCGCACTGGTATCTTCCCGCAGACTGGTATGGGATGCGATGGCCACTAATGTGGAAGGGAAAAAAGTGATGGCCATGTCTTACTACGGTCCGGAAGCTTACCCGCTGTGGAAACGCTATTCTACCAAGGTAGTAGCCAATACCCTGAAAGTATATTCCAAACATACCATTCCATATCCTTACCCCGTAGCCATTTCTGTAGAAGCTGCCAATGGCATGGAATACCCGATGATCTGCTTTAACTATGGCCGTACTGAAAAAGACGGCACTTATTCCGAAGCCGTGAAGAATGGTATGATAGGTGTAATCACTCATGAAGTAGGTCACAACTTCTTCCCTATGATCGTGAACTCTGACGAAAGGCAGTGGACATGGATGGATGAAGGACTGAATACGTTCTGCCAGTTCCTCGCAGAACAGGAGTGGGATAACAACTTCCCTTCCAACCGTGGTCCGGCTTACAAGATAGCAGACTATATGCGGATGCCTAAGGATCAGCTGGAGCCTGTCATGACGAACTCTGAAAACATTGAGCAATTTGGTCCTAATGCATATGCAAAACCATGTACAGCGCTGAATATTCTGCGTGAAACTGTAATGGGCCGTGAACTGTTTGACTTTGCTTTCCGTGAATATGCACGTCGCTGGGCATTCAAACATCCTACACCGGCAGACTTTTTCCGTACAATGGAAGATGCATCTGCGGTGGACCTGGATTGGTTCTGGAGAGGATGGTTCTTTGGTATTGAACCAGTGGATATCTCTATTGATAGCGTGAAAATGTTCCGCCTGGATACGAAGGATCCTCAGACAGCAAAGGCTGAAGCAAAAGCGAAATACGACCATAATGCAGACCATATCTCCCGCTCACGCAACAAAGCTGCAGGAATGAAATTCACCGCAGAGCAGGATACCGCGTTACAGGATTTCTATTATAAATGGAATCGCTTTAATGTAAATGAAGAAGATAAGCAGGCATACGGCAATTTCTATGCAGGTCTGAGCCCTGAAGAGAAGAGATTGTATGAAAGCAAAAAGAACTTCTACCAGGTATCATTCAGCAATGTAGGCGGGCTGGTAATGCCGCTGATCATAGAGTGGACATATGCAGATGGTACAAAAGAAACAGATCGTATTTCGGCATATATCTGGAGGCATGATGAAAACCATGTAACCAAGGTATTTGCAAAAGATAAAGAAGTGGTGTCTGTTAAACTGGATCCATTGAGAGAAACTGCTGATATTGATGAAGCAAATAACAGCTGGCCAAGAGCGTTGACACCAACAAGGTTCGAATTGTTCCGTAGCGAGCAGGCAGCAAGAGGTTCTTCTACCGGAGGTAACCCCATGCAGCAGCAACGTAAATAA